A section of the Apodemus sylvaticus chromosome 10, mApoSyl1.1, whole genome shotgun sequence genome encodes:
- the LOC127694413 gene encoding uncharacterized protein LOC127694413: MVLSDLKRVKTMDTSEGLVSFEDVSVDFTWDEWQDLDDMQRKLYRDVMLETYSSLLSLNQCDPKPELILRLEKEAGPWKEENSPNQRLPDIQNVDDRNEVSQDSQKIRGCNLVIAKSSASAERATAGKALNSLHHVLDLSVKNRTSSGTSPGALNSRDSVLLPRKPSEMQAREELDLPDVTRLSPRLPEPLSLCPSTECEEQHLQDCGPSEAFHGKPVWLQKPFSMRDPSSKLRDYRKELEKLALPAKGETRPQVQTFECKVCGKLFYKNSHLTQHLKMHKEKRCYKGRNCEPILNIQPKLPKHQSFGVGEEPYTCNDDEKYICPKSEKGVQQKIIVDGRIVCGKTVYSKLNCSVQQNPHKDVKSHEYNISIKTISKSDFHQLETPHRYKRVYECHACGKTFSHTPHVYSHSGAHATEKPDECEDCRQLKLVVSQPAHTQEKRYVCNVCGKAFYKRAHLHAHQRTHTGEKPYDCKECGKSFRLKSFLVVHQRIHTGEKPFACDTCGKRFKQRTSLYTHIRIHTGEKPYQCKECRKSFILKSYLTVHQRTHSGEKPYECDVCGKSFKQNSHLHAHKRTHTSEKPYECIVCGKSYKQSPSLYTHRKIHTSEKPYECKQCRKSFSLKFHLTRHQRTHTSEKHYQPHEAFTLELWCIPNATMSLASDRDALNCISPKDGLTGSEIRAAPANFRSISGVAILLPVSKGVGLWPQSCASLSGHLRVVRHQPSGEYSWFLPAGAGAVPRADGAIPGVLCELSSQPLSPSVLAWQSRPSLMLQGDLSSASLSSSRLLLVLTPRYWNPQTRHSNSLQLLLPVFSSSDCRVLHVPRRARRMRPVVGLVSFEDVSVDFTWDEWQDLDDTQRKLYRDVMLETYSSLLSLNQCDAKPALILRLEQGAGPWKEADAADQSLPALQPVKSLKETRRDNRKRHLSHLVITGSTSAEERGQFGEILNMSSNHVLHLAVKNRSSSRMRSEVLDPWENVYLPGGPIEVQATEELDHLSSVKIPCRPPAPPSLDLSVESGQRHAQCAQAGEALDVDAVWTHTVSPEDSSTDAFDELALTAREGTGVREETFDCTMCKKSFSDQCNYTQHLNPHLKSQCAKCTDGEPASRTKAGLQHTLHTWGKPRGYNNDKKCVHQMPKLRADQSVFSSKESDCVKTFCPDSTFSVQQRPHTGKKPPESNTSVKTNNQPRRRHRCGRAYQCKVCGKAFKHTQNLYLHHRTHTGEKPYECKECKKLFSVKSNLSVHQKTHTGEKPYECNICGNAFKRRCDLTIHQRVHTGEKPYECKECRKTFSIKSGLIVHQRIHTGEKPYECSVCGKRFNQKSNLSTHEKIHTGEKPFECKECSKSFSVKSYLTIHLKTHSGEKPHS, translated from the exons ATGGTCCTCTCAGATCTAAAAAGAGTTAAGACAATGGATACATCTGAG GGGCTGGTGTCCTTTGAGGATGTGTCTGTGGACTTCACCTGGGATGAATGGCAGGACCTGGATGACATGCAGAGGAAGCTCTACAGGGacgtgatgctggagacctacagcagCCTGCTGTCCTTGA ATCAGTGTGATCCCAAACCTGAGTTGATCCTGAGGTTGGAGAAAGAAGCTGGGCcatggaaggaagaaaattccCCAAACCAGAGGCTCCCAG ATATACAGAACGTGGATGACAGGAATGAGGTCAGCCAAGACAGCCAAAAGATACGCGGATGCAATCTGGTAATTGCCAAGAGCAGCGCATCAGCTGAGAGGGCTACAGCAGGAAAAGCACTGAATAGTTTGCACCATGTTTTAGATCTGTCTGTAAAGAACCGCACATCTTCTGGAACAAGCCCTGGGGCACTTAATAGTAGGGACAGTGTGCTTCTTCCTAGGAAGCCCAGTGAGATGCAGGCTAGAGAGGAACTTGATCTTCCTGATGTAACCAGGTTGTCCCCCAGACTTCCTGAGCCGCTCAGTCTGTGTCCCAGTACTGAATGTGAAGAGCAGCATCTTCAGGACTGTGGGCCGAGCGAAGCCTTCCACGGGAAGCCAGTGTGGTTACAAAAACCATTCTCTATGAGAGATCCCTCCAGTAAGTTGAGGGACTACAGGAAAGAGTTAGAAAAGTTAGCTCTTCCTGCCAAAGGGGAAACTCGGCCACAGGTGCAAACTTTTGAATGCAAAGTGTGTGGGAAGTTATTCTATAAAAATTCCCATCTCACACAgcatttaaaaatgcataaagaaaagAGATGTTATAAAGGTAGGAATTGTGAACCAATACTCAATATACAACCAAAACTCCCAAAACATCAGAGCTTTGGTGTGGGAGAAGAGCCTTATACATGTAATGATGATGAGAAATACATTTGTCCAAAATCAGAAAAAGGTGTGCAGCAGAAAATCATAGTTGATGGAAGGATTGTGTGTGGGAAGACCGTGTACTCAAAATTAAATTGCAGCGTTCAGCAGAACCCTCACAAGGATGTGAAATCCCATGAGTACAATATATCTATCAAAACAATTAGTAAGTCAGACTTCCATCAGCTGGAGACACCTCACAGATACAAGAGAGTGTATGAATGTCATGCATGTGGCAAAACCTTTAGTCATACACCACATGTCTACTCACACTCGGGAGCTCACGCGACTGAGAAACCCGATGAGTGTGAAGACTGTCGGCAGTTGAAGCTCGTAGTGAGCCAGCCAGCTCACACACAGGAGAAACgctatgtgtgtaatgtgtgtggaAAAGCCTTTTACAAGCGAGCCCACCTACACGCACATCAGAGGACCCACACAGGTGAGAAGCCATATGACTGTAAAGAATGCGGGAAGTCTTTTAGACTGAAGTCATTTCTTGTTGTACATCAGAGGATTCACACGGGTGAGAAACCCTTTGCGTGTGATACGTGTGGGAAAAGGTTCAAGCAGAGGACGAGTCTCTACACACACATAAGAATCCACACAGGTGAGAAGCCCTACCAGTGTAAAGAGTGCAGGAAGTCATTCATTCTCAAGTCATACCTCACTGTGCATCAGAGAACTCACTCGGGGGAGAAGCCCTATGAGTGTGACGTATGTGGGAAATCCTTTAAGCAAAATTCCCACCTTCATGCACACAAGAGAACTCACACAAgtgagaaaccctatgagtgtattGTATGTGGCAAAAGTTACAAGCAGAGTCCGAGCCTCTACACACACAGGAAAATCCACACCAgtgagaaaccctatgagtgtaaacAGTGTAGAAAGTCATTTAGTTTGAAATTCCACCTCACTAGACATCAGAGAACTCACACCAGTGAGAAACACTATCAG CCTCACGAAGCATTCACTTTAGAGCTTTGGTGTATTCCAAATGCAACGATGTCACTAGCGAGTGACCGGGATGCCCTAAACTGTATAAGCCCCAAAGACGGTCTCACCGGCTCTGAGATCCGGGCGGCTCCCGCGAACTTCCGGTCTATTTCCGGCGTCGCCATCTTGCTTCCGGTTTCCAAGGGGGTTGGATTGTGGCCTCAGTCCTGCGCCAGCCTGTCTGGACATCTACGCGTTGTCAGACACCAGCCTTCTGGTGAGTACAGCTGGTTTCTGCCTGCAGGGGCGGGCGCTGTGCCGCGTGCAGATGGCGCGATCCCGGGAGTCCTGTGCGAGCTGAGTTCACAACCTCTGTCGCCCTCGGTTCTGGCGTGGCAGAGCCGACCCTCCTTGATGCTGCAAGGAGATTTGTCTTCAGCCTCCTTGTCTTCATCTCGCCTCCTCCTAGTCCTGACCCCG AGATATTGGAATCCACAAACGAGGCACAGCAACAGCCTGCAGCTTCTGTTGCCCGTCTTTTCCAGCAGTGATTGCAGGGTTCTCCATGTGCCTCGGAGAGCAAGGAGAATGCGCCCAGTTGTG GGGCTGGTGTCCTTTGAGGATGTGTCTGTGGACTTCACCTGGGATGAATGGCAGGACCTGGATGACACGCAGAGGAAGCTCTACAGGGacgtgatgctggagacctacagcagCCTGCTGTCCTTGA ATCAGTGTGATGCCAAACCCGCATTGATCCTGAGGTTAGAGCAAGGAGCTGGGCCATGGAAGGAAGCAGATGCGGCAGACCAGAGCCTCCCAG cTCTGCAACCTGTGAAGAGCCTGAAGGAAACCAGAAGGGACAATCGAAAGAGACATTTGAGCCACCTGGTAATCACTGGCAGCACATCAGCTGAGGAGAGGGGCCAATTTGGGGAAATACTTAATATGAGTTCAAACCATGTTTTGCACCTGGCTGTTAAGAATAGGAGCTCTTCTAGAATGAGATCTGAGGTGCTTGATCCGTGGGAAAATGTGTATCTCCCTGGCGGGCCCATTGAGGTGCAGGCTACAGAGGAACTTGATCATCTCAGTTCAGTTAAGATCCCATGCAGACCTCCTGCACCTCCTAGTCTGGATCTCAGTGTTGAAAGTGGACAGCGGCACGCCCAGTGTGCTCAGGCTGGCGAAGCCTTAGATGTGGACGCTGTGTGGACGCATACCGTGTCTCCTGAAGACAGCTCGACGGACGCCTTTGATGAGTTGGCTCTTACTGCCCGAGAGGGGACTGGCGTAAGGGAAGAGACTTTTGATTGTACCATGTGTAAGAAGTCATTCTCTGACCAGTGTAACTACACTCAGCATTTAAACCCACACCTAAAAAGCCAGTGTGCTAAGTGTACTGACGGGGAGCCAGCATCCCGTACCAAGGCAGGCCTTCAGCACACTCTGCACACATGGGGAAAACCCCGTGGATATAACAACGACAAGAAATGTGTGCATCAGATGCCGAAACTGAGGGCTGATCAGAGTGTTTTCTCAAGTAAAGAGAGTGATTGCGTGAAAACATTTTGCCCAGACTCAACTTTCAGTGTGCAGCAGAGACCACACACAGGTAAAAAGCCCCCTGAGTCCAATACATCTGTAAAAACCAACAACCAGCCTCGTAGACGACACAGATGTGGGAGAGCCTATCAGTGTAAAGTGTGTGGGAAAgcctttaaacacacacaaaatctctATTTACACCACAGAACTCACACTGGGGAGAAGCCCTATGAGTGTAAAGAATGTAAGAAACTATTCAGTGTAAAATCAAATCTCAGCGTACATCAGAAAACCCACACCGGCGaaaaaccctatgagtgtaacaTATGTGGTAATGCCTTTAAAAGGCGGTGTGACCTCACTATTCACCAGAGAGTCCACACAGGCGAGAAGCCCTACGAATGTAAGGAGTGCAGGAAAACGTTCAGCATAAAGTCAGGGCTCATTGTACATCAGAGAATTCACACAGGTGAGAAACCATATGAGTGCAGTGTCTGTGGGAAACGTTTTAACCAGAAGTCAAATCTCTCCACACATGAGAAAATCCACACAGGTGAGAAACCCTTTGAATGCAAAGAATGTAGCAAATCATTTAGTGTCAAGTCATATCTCACTATACATCTGAAAACTCACTCCGGTGAGAAACCTCATTCATGA
- the LOC127694414 gene encoding olfactory receptor 1019-like — protein MCNHTTVTHFILRGFSDVPQLRLVVIPFFLLVYTFGLLGNLSIITAVMRDSRLHSPMYFFLKNLSFLDMCYTSATVPKAVVVSFTGLGVISYLECVAQLYIFITLCATECFLLTAMAYDRCLAILRPLLYGTIMSQKYCSALVVTAWVSGACYSAFHTFNTFSLPYCGPNVVEHFFCDMPPVMRLSCTDYHLSEKVGFAVSSCIIMSAFALTVVSYIGIVATVLRIPSVDGRWKAFSTCSSHLTTVILFYGTGSFVYLRPASQYSPTLDPLASIFYSVVTPSLNPVVYCLRNKDMKYALQKLYCGRKN, from the coding sequence ATGTGCAACCACACAACAGTGACTCACTTCATCCTCAGGGGCTTCTCAGATGTCCCACAGCTGAGATTGGTGGTCATCCCATTTTTCTTGCTCGTTTATACATTTGGCCTCCTGGGGAACCTCTCCATCATCACGGCTGTGATGAGAGACAGTCGGCTCCActctcccatgtacttcttcctgaaGAACTTGTCTTTCCTGGACATGTGCTACACCTCAGCCACCGTCCCCAAGGCAGTGGTTGTATCCTTCACAGGCTTAGGGGTCATCTCCTATCTCGAGTGTGTAGCACAGCTTTATATATTTATCACACTCTGTGCTACTGAATGTTTTCTGCTCACAGCCATGGCTTATGACCGGTGCCTGGCCATCCTCAGACCACTGCTCTATGGAACCATCATGAGCCAGAAATATTGTTCTGCATTGGTGGTCACGGCCTGGGTGAGTGGCGCCTGCTACTCAGCCTTCCATACATTCAACACCTTCTCCCTCCCCTACTGTGGACCCAATGTGGTTGAACACTTCTTCTGTGACATGCCTCCTGTCATGAGACTCTCCTGCACTGATTACCATCTCAGTGAGAAGGTGGGGTTTGCTGTCAGCAGCTGCATTATCATGAGCGCCTTCGCCCTCACAGTGGTCTCCTATATTGGCATTGTGGCCACAGTTCTTCGCATCCCCTCAGTGGATGGCAGGTGGAAAGCCTTTTCTACCTGCTCCTCTCACCTCACCACAGTCATCCTGTTTTATGGAACTGGAAGCTTTGTGTACCTGAGGCCGGCCTCTCAGTACTCCCCGACGCTGGATCCCCTGGCATCTATTTTCTACTCTGTAGTCACACCTTCCTTGAATCCAGTTGTCTACTGTctgaggaacaaagatatgaagTATGCTCTACAGAAACTTTATTGTGGGAGGAAGAACTGA